A single window of Cryptococcus neoformans var. neoformans JEC21 chromosome 3 sequence DNA harbors:
- a CDS encoding multidrug resistance protein fnx1, putative translates to MGISKGAMSGERTPLLKQHAAEGPEHLSAARKRLIVATALLTGFLSTLDLTIVATCVATISSELNSSDQEAWIGTAYLWSNVTFTPLYGRLSDLLGRRAAYLQAIILFTVGTFFCGCATSFPMLVIARFVAGMGGGGMGTVSSVLMADIFSPAERGFYQGLGFAVFGAGTGLGGPIGGMLTQAFGWRAAFYAQVPIAAITIICALITVPSFKHEAFDLKHLKQIDFGGSFSLLVSIGALLQLLSRTGGSGSIAHDPFSIAMAVIFPVFFVIFVFVELKVASKPVLPLTLLTRRTPLCVGIIAGVIAIVNFNMIYHLPMVFEIVFQQPVSVAGAHLLPNSVAMTISAPIMGYIVKRTGRYKWLTVLNCAGPVVAMALLTNLKIGSSWANQWLSVLPMGAGFSGLLTLTLTAMLNSVEKHEIATSTGFVFVWRSLGQVFGVGLSGAVFQGTLSEQLNSRFDSPEIIDKLRHASQAIKTLPEEWQRVAARQAYSISLKYTFVFGLLGALGVFITSLFIPNDTIHDPSAPVQVAPIPDEEFDEEA, encoded by the exons ATGGGCATATCTAAAGGAGCAATGTCAGGTGAAAGAACGCCTCTGCTTAAACAGCATGCCGCTGAGGGCCCCGAGCATCTCAGCGCTGCCCGCAAACGACTCATCGTCGCAACTGCTCTATTGACTGGTTTCCTCTCAACTTTAGATCTTACGA TCGTTGCAACTTGCGTCGCTACAATCTCCTCAGAGCTCAATTCATCAGATCAAGAAGCGTGGATCG GAACCGCCTACTTATGGAGCAACGTTACATTCACTCCTCTCTACGGTCGTCTGAGTGACCTCTTGGGCCGGCGAGCGGCTTACTTGCAggccatcatcctcttcacaGTTGgcaccttcttctgcgGATGTGCGACTTCTTTCCCTATGTTAGTCATTGCCCGTTTCGTGGCCGGTATGGGCGGTGGTGGAATGGGAACCGTTTCCAGCGTACTGATGGCAGACATCTTCTCACCTGCTGAGAGAGGCTTTTACCAAGGATTGGGCTTTGCTGTTTTTGGTGCAGGTACAGGATTGGGAGGACCTATTGGTGGGATGTTGACCCAGGCATTTGGATGGCGAGCTGCTTTTTATG CCCAAGTGCCCATTGCGGCTATAACAATTATCTGCGCCTTGATTACTGTACCTTCCTTTAAGCATGAAGCTTTCGACTTGAAGCACCTCAAGCAGATTGATTTTGGTGGTTCTTTTTCGCTCCTTGTCTCT ATCggtgctcttcttcaactcttATCACGGACCGGAGGCTCAGGATCTATCGCGCACGATCCATTCAGTATCGCCATGGCTGTCATCTTCCCCGTCTTTTTCGTCATCTTTGTCTTTGTCGAGCTCAAGGTGGCCAGCAAACCTGTACTGCCACTCACTCTCTTGACCCGCAGGACTCCTCTATGTGTGGGTATTATCGCTGGTGTTATTGCCATCGTCAATTTTAACATGATCTACCATCTCCC TATGGTTTTCGAGATCGTCTTCCAACAACCCGTATCTGTCGCTGGCGCGCACCTCTTACCCAACTCGGTCGCCATGACCATTTCTGCCCCTATCATGGGCTATATCGTCAAGCGAACTGGTCGATACAAGTGGCTGACTGTCCTGAATTGTGCTGGACCAGTAGTTGCTATGGCTTTATTGACGAATCTGAAAATAGGGTCTTCCTGGGCCAACCAATGGCTCAGCGTCTTGCCAATGGGTGCGGGATTTAGCGGTTTGTTGACCCTAACTTTGA CTGCGATGCTCAATTCTGTGGAGA AACACGAAATTGCTACTTCAACGGGTTTCGTCTTTGTCTGGCGTTCTCTCGGCCAAGTCTTCGGTGTCGGCCTCTCCGGCGCCGTCTTTCAAGGAACGCTTTCCGAGCAGCTTAACAGCAGGTTCGACTCGCCCGAG ATTATCGATAAGCTCCGCCACGCCTCTCAGGCCATCAAGACGCTCCCAGAAGAATGGCAGAGAGTTGCCGCTCGTCAGGCCTACAGTATCTCTCTCAAGTATACTTTTGTTTTTGGTCTCTTGGGTGCTTTAGGAGTGTTCATTACGTCTCTTTTC ATCCCTAACGACACTATCCATGATCCATCAGCGCCTGTGC